The Candidatus Pelagibacter sp. IMCC9063 genome has a window encoding:
- the rpsT gene encoding 30S ribosomal protein S20, which yields MANTKSAKKKTKVIKKKTAINRVRIGKYKGAITQMEELIKSGDKAKIDKFFSTFQSQLMKVSKKGSIKRKTASRKISRISKKISTIKK from the coding sequence ATGGCTAATACAAAATCTGCAAAAAAAAAAACTAAAGTAATTAAGAAAAAAACCGCAATTAATAGAGTGCGTATTGGAAAATATAAAGGTGCCATTACTCAGATGGAAGAACTAATTAAAAGCGGAGATAAAGCCAAAATTGATAAATTTTTTTCTACCTTCCAATCTCAGTTGATGAAGGTTTCTAAAAAAGGATCTATAAAAAGAAAAACTGCGTCAAGAAAAATATCAAGAATATCTAAAAAAATTTCTACGATTAAAAAGTAG